The Drosophila innubila isolate TH190305 chromosome 3R unlocalized genomic scaffold, UK_Dinn_1.0 2_E_3R, whole genome shotgun sequence genome has a segment encoding these proteins:
- the LOC117792330 gene encoding circadian clock-controlled protein-like — protein sequence MSFALQFLILSSSLWLAVVHAQNYLQEPPAFLKPCSLKDTESNACLPALIETIFQHWRNGVPGLRGVGSLDPFRVGKLRIAQRVPPNLDVQVALRNLTTHGLSQAKILNSTTLFKSAHYSLGFHVRLSKTKIRSDYKLRGHVLLLNLNSAGILNSEMDNLEFYLALKMKPLMVHGLTFMNVSDIKTDIARIDKIRINLTNLFGGNQELERSANELFNENWRVLFDVLRPVLTQTFDTVLLDRFSKIFSFVPAKFLFQEFA from the exons ATGTCATTTGCTCTGCAGTTTCTCATTCTCAGTTCATCTTTGTGGCTTGCCGTGGTGCATGCACAAAATTATCTTCAGGAGCCAC CTGCCTTTCTCAAGCCATGTAGTTTAAAGGATACAGAGAGTAATGCCTGTTTGCCGGCATTAATAGAGACTATTTTCCAACACTGGCGGAATG GTGTGCCTGGTCTACGCGGTGTGGGCTCTTTGGATCCTTTTCGGGTGGGCAAACTGCGAATTGCCCAACGTGTGCCACCAAATCTGGACGTACAAGTGGCACTGCGCAACTTGACAACTCATGGTCTTAGCCAAGCCAAGATACTTAACAGCAC CACTCTCTTTAAGTCCGCCCACTATTCCCTTGGATTTCACGTGAGACtttcaaaaactaaaatcaGAAGCGACTACAAACTGAGGGGTCATGTCTTACTTCTAAATCTTAACAGTGCTGGCATTTTAAACTCGGAAATGG ATAACCTCGAGTTCTATCTGGCACTGAAAATGAAACCATTGATGGTGCATGGCTTGACCTTTATGAATGTCAGCGACATCAAGACAGATATTGCTCGGATTGATAAGATCCGAATAAACTTGACGAATCTTTTTGGTGGCAATCAGGAACTTGAACGCAGTGCCAATGAACTCTTTAACGAGAACTGGCGGGTCCTGTTCGATGTCCTCCGTCCGGTGCTGACTCAAACCTTCGATACGGTGCTTTTGGATCGATTCTCCAAAATATTTAGCTTTGTGCCAGCAAAGTTTCTGTTCCAGGAGTTTGCTTAA
- the LOC117790550 gene encoding extensin-2, whose amino-acid sequence MLKLCICCCLVLFLAHVAYAQHQDYTTPVPILKQIDKHNDDGSYTYGYEAADKSFKIETKYANGEVYGKYGYVDDQGKVREIEYGASKRGFEPAGSHINVPPPTLTNSNPYPLGPNELDDGQYREDPAVYYKDQKFNRPIAASKFSLGDFGRGYQQQQQQPQYAPAPAPAPAPAPARPYYNPTPQYYNPPAPQPRYYQQPAPQPYYAPQQQQQYSGQPEQHHPALRNLNIYTGSYSIDYTGRK is encoded by the exons atgctgAAATTG TGCATTTGCTGTTGCCTTGTGCTGTTTCTGGCACacgttgcgtatgcgcaacatCAGGATTATACAACGCCCGTACCCATATTAAAGCAGATTGATAAGCACAATGATGACGGCTCGTATACCTATGGCTATGAGGCGGCTGACAAGAGTTTTAAGATCGAAACAAAGTATGCGAATGGCGAAGTCTATGGCAAGTATGGATATGTGGATGATCAGGGCAAAGTGCGTGAAATTGAATATGGTGCAAGCAAACGTGGCTTTGAGCCAGCGGGCAGTCACATCAATGTGCCCCCTCCAACCCTGACCAACAGCAATCCGTATCCGCTGGGACCCAACGAGCTGGATGATGGTCAATACCGTGAAGATCCTGCTGTCTACTACAAGGATCAGAAGTTTAATCGCCCCATTGCAGCCAGCAAATTCAGTTTGGGTGATTTTGGACGCGGatatcaacagcagcaacagcagccgcaatATGCACCTGCACCTGCACccgctccagctccagctcccgCCCGACCGTATTACAATCCCACGCCCCAGTACTACAATCCTCCGGCTCCACAGCCCCGTTACTATCAGCAACCGGCCCCTCAGCCTTACTATGCgcctcagcagcagcaacagtataGCGGACAGCCAGAGCAGCATCATCCGGCGCTGCGTAATCTTAACATCTATACGGGCTCCTATAGCATTGACTATACGGGCAGAAAGTAG